The sequence below is a genomic window from Sorangiineae bacterium MSr12523.
TCGAGCGGCTTCAGCTCGCGGGCGCCCCGGGCGGTGCCGTTTTCCAGCTCGCGAAGCAGGCGCTGACGCCTCTTCTCCGTACGCCCATCGAGCTTTTGCGCCGAGAGACCGCGCCCGCCGAGAACATCGTTGAACATGCGCGCCGCGCGGCGCTTTTCGATGGCCTCGGGACTACCACGGCGATTCGGTGCGCGAGGTGGTGCAGAGGCCCGACCCCGCCCCGGTTTCGCCGCTGTCTTCTCTTTTGGCATCGCTAAAAAGTTAGCCCTCATCAATGAAACTTGTCAAACGGCATACCTGCTGCGCTCAATTCCTACTCCATGTGAGCGCAGCCATCGCGATGAGAGCGAGGATCCAAAAGAACCAGGTCCTTCGCCAGAAGTCCAACAGGTCCTGACCGAATGCCGTGACACCGCGCCGAACCAAGGTGCGTCTTCCGTGGATCCGGACGGCTTCGATGTCGATCTCCGCACGCTCCTCTTCGTCCTTCGGATCGCTCCCGCGGAGAAAGCCGATGTGATGCTCGAACTCGTGCTCGATGGTCTCCTCGAGCTCGTCCTCCCAGTCGAAATCGCCTTCGTCTTCCCAGACTGCGCGGAATGTTCGGTAAAATACGGAGATTTCGCCCTGCCGCGACGGGTTCATGTCATCGCCCGGGTGCGGTGGCACGTAGCTTCCGAGAAGCGGGTCGCCGCCGTCGTCGCAGGCGGGCGTTCCACCCTCCACGAGGAACGTGAGCTCGCGTTTGGCTTCATCGGGAACGATGTCCGCGTAGATCTCCTCGGCCTTCACGGCAAAATCGTCGAACGATACGAAGGCAGCTTCCTCGTTTGATCGCAACGAATTCGCGAGCTCGGGCGGTGCTTCGTCGACGGCGAATTCGCGTTCGTAGGGCGCATCCACATCGTTGCGAGCGCCGCAGTTCGAACAGCGGGCCATCGCGAAGAGACGCGGGGGATAATGCGACATTAAGAAGAAGCTCGTCAGCGCTTGAAATGCGTGGTCCGAGCACGTGCGCAGTTCGGCCGCGATCCGCTCGGGTGCGCGATCGTTGCCGAGGGCCTCGATGCCCATCGCGGTGACGACGGCCGCCGTGATGCGAAGACGCGATCGCGCCAAGGCCACGTGCAGCGGAGCGGCCTCTCCCAACGTGATGGGGCGGAAGACGACGGTGGACGGTTCGTACCTGTCCGCCGAAAGCGACGGGAGCGGATGCACCGTCCCAAAGGCGAGTGTGGTGTCGAGCTCGGCATCCGAGAGGGCGCGCTCCTCGAAGGGACCGAGGGCGAAGGTCTCGCAGGGCGTGACCCGCATGGGCTGCTCACAATTGACGCACTCGATCTCGATGGGCTCCTCGTGCAGCCAGCCGAGGCGGGCGGCGATGGCCCGAATGGCGTGAAAGTCCCCAAGCGCGAGCGTCTCCACGTCCACGGGGGCGTCTTTTTCGAGGATGGTGACGTCCCCCGAGGTGAAGAGTTTTCGGGCGCCATTGAACGGCAGGGCAGAACTTCGCGGGACGATCGTTCCGTCGTCTTTTGCACGGAGCGTCACCAAGCGGTGGCTCGGGAGCTCAACCCGGATCGACCGCGGGCTCACGTCAAGAATGCTGTCAGAACGCGGCCCACTTGTCAGTGTAACTCGTTCCCCAGGGCGGAAAGGAGGGCGGCCTGGGTGGTGGAAAGCCCTATCGACCGGGGAGACTCGCGCGAGCCTGGTGGCGTCGTGTATCTTGTGCGACGTATGGCGGAAGAGGTGACCGCAAGCGGCCCAGTGGTGCCCCTGCCCAAAGAGGGGGACGTGATCGCGGGGAAGTTCCGCGTCGAGCGGGTGCTCGCGGTCGGCGGCATGGGCGTGGTCTTCGCCGCGCAGCACATGATCATGGGCCAGCGCGTGGCCGTGAAAATGCTGCTTCCCGACGCCCTTTCCGTGCCTTCCGCGGTCGAGCGTTTCCACCGCGAGGCCCAGGCCGCCGCCAACATTCGCAACGAGCACGTCGTGCGCATCATGGATGTGGGCCACACGGACACGGGCGCCCCGTACATCGTGATGGAGTTCCTCGTCGGGTCCGACCTCGGCGAACTTATCGAGCGCCGAAAGAATATTCCAATCGAGGAGGCCGTCGATTACCTGCTGCAAGCGTGCGAGGCCATGGCCGACGCGCACCGCATCGGAATCGTCCACCGCGATCTGAAGCCCGGCAACGTGTTCCTCACGCGCCGCACGGACCACACGCCGCTCATCAAGGTGCTGGACTTCGGCATCTCGAAGATCGGCGAAGAGATCATGGGCCAGAAGCAGTGGCAGCTCACGCGCACCCACGTGATGATGGGGTCGCCGCTGTACATGTCCCCGGAGCAAATCCGGAACGCGAAGACGGTGGACCGCCGCTCGGACATTTGGTCCCTCGGGATCATTCTGTTCGAACTGCTCACCGGGCAGCTTCCCTTCGACGGTGAGACGGCGATTTCCATCTGCGCGCAAGTGGCGGCCGACCCACCGATTCCTCTGCGCCTTCTGCATCCGGAAATGCCGGAGGCCCTGGAAGACGTCATTCTGAAGTGCCTCGAGAAAGAGCCGGAGAACCGCTACGACGACGTGGCGGCGCTGGCCGAGGCCCTCGCGCCCTTTGGTTCGGAGGCCGCCCGCACCTCCGCGGCGCGCGTGCGCCGTACCTTGGCCGACGAGTCGCGCATGCCCACGCTGCACGCGGCGCGCATCAAGCCGGAGATCCGCAAACAGACGCCACGGCCCCTGACGAAGACGGACCCCTCCTGGCAGAAGAAAGCGGCCGCCGAAGCGGGCATCCCTCCCAAGCGAAGCGGCTTCGCGCGCGTGTTCGTGGGCCTCGCCTTCCTCGGTCTCTTGGGCACCGGCGGTTGGGTGATGCGCGACAAGCTGATGTCGGCAGCGAAGAGCAACGACCTTCTGCCGGATCCCGAGACCGTCAAGAGCGCCGCATCCACCGCCGCATCGACCTCCGAGCACGTGGTGAAAGAGGTGGAGAAGGCGATTGCGAATGCGATCCCCACGACGGGAGAATCCGTCAGCGCGGACGCGAGCACCACCACCAGCGGCGGCCGCGTCGAAAGCGTCCCCGCCGGAAGCGTTGCCACCGACGCGGGTGTCGATGCAGGTGATGCCGGCGAAGAAGAAGAGGAAGACGAGCCTGCCGTCGCCGGCCGCGATGGCGGGGCCTCCCCTGCCCGACCGGGCACCGCCGCAACGCACCGCCCAGGCACCCCGACGAAACCGGGCGTGAAGAAGAAGAAGCCGCCCGTGCGGCACAAATAGAAATCCGCCGCTCTTCTCGAGTTACGCACTTTTTCGAGCTACGTGCGCGAGTGCCCGAAAGCGGTCATTGCGAGGGGCAAAGCGCGCGCGATACCCTGGGTGATTTCATGGGCCACTCTATCGTCATTGGGCAAGCGCGGGCGACGCGTTTCGCGCCTTCGCTCGGGACGACGAACCATCGGTCGCACGCGGTCAAGTTGCGCGTCTCCCTCGAATCGGAGCTCACCATTCGCGAGCCCGGCGGATGGACCGTGCGGGCGCCGGTGCTTTTGAGCCCGAGCGATATGCCGTCGCTCGTGACCAGCCGGAGCCCGGTGGTCACCTTGGTGCTGGACCCCGAAGAAAACCGGGATGCCAGTCGCATCGCGCGGGCCATGGGACGCACGTCGGCGGTGGACCCCGCGGTGGCGCATCGGCTGCGCGAAGCGGTTCGATCGGCGCGGCATCACCTCGAGAGCAAAGAGCAGCTCGTCGGATTGGGGGACGAGCTGCATGCGATTGCGTTTCCGCGATCGTTGCAACCTGCACGCTTCGACCGGCGCGTCGAGCGCGCGCTCGACTATTTTCGCGCGAACCTCGGCGAGAGCGATGATGCGGCCACTGGCCTGCCCCTGAACATCACCGCCCAGCATTTTCGCGCTCTCTTCTTGCGCGACGTCGGCATCTCGCCGCGGGCGTGGCTCCTGTGGAACCGGTTGGTCCACTGCCTGCGCATCGCCGTGTCCGGCGTCTCGCTTTCCATGGCCGCGGCGCTCGCCGGATTTTCCGATCATGCCCACTTCTCGCGCACTTGCCGCCGCCTGATTGGCTACACGCCGAGCGATATCCTGCGCACGCATTAGACGTGCCGCGACGCTGCTTCGTTCGCCATCGAACGCATCGCGAATTGCCGCTTGCGCCTTCGACGGCACATCGGGAAACTTGAGGCAAGGGGGCGGGCCGCCGCCGCAGTTGCCATGGCGCCCATCAATCCAAAGTCCCGACCTGGGGTAGCCGGCCCTGCGCTGGCAGCAGGCATGTTCTTGCTGTTCGGCACCCCGCTGCGCTTGCTCTGGATCGACGCACCCGGCTCGTGGTGGCTGGTCTACGGCCTATGGCTGGCTGCGATCGCGGTCGCCTTCGCCCTGCGGCGGGAGTCCTGATGCTCAGCACGACCACACTCGTCGGACTGGCGGTCGGCTACCTGGGCCTCTTGTTCCTCGTCGCCGCGCTCGTGGATCGTGGCCACGGCCTCGCCTGGTCGCGCCATCCCATGGTTACCGCACTGGCCCTTGGCGTGTACGCCACCTCGTGGACCTTCTTCGGATCCGTGGGCTTCGCGGCCGTCGAGGGCTGGCGCTTCCTCGCCATCTATCTTGGCGCGACCGCGTCGTGCCTGCTCGTGCCGCTCGTCTGGGCGCCGCTCTGCCGCCTCGTCAAGGAGCGGCAGCTCGCCAGCCTGGCCGACCTGTTCGCCTACCGCTATCACAGCCACGCCGT
It includes:
- a CDS encoding serine/threonine protein kinase, translating into MAEEVTASGPVVPLPKEGDVIAGKFRVERVLAVGGMGVVFAAQHMIMGQRVAVKMLLPDALSVPSAVERFHREAQAAANIRNEHVVRIMDVGHTDTGAPYIVMEFLVGSDLGELIERRKNIPIEEAVDYLLQACEAMADAHRIGIVHRDLKPGNVFLTRRTDHTPLIKVLDFGISKIGEEIMGQKQWQLTRTHVMMGSPLYMSPEQIRNAKTVDRRSDIWSLGIILFELLTGQLPFDGETAISICAQVAADPPIPLRLLHPEMPEALEDVILKCLEKEPENRYDDVAALAEALAPFGSEAARTSAARVRRTLADESRMPTLHAARIKPEIRKQTPRPLTKTDPSWQKKAAAEAGIPPKRSGFARVFVGLAFLGLLGTGGWVMRDKLMSAAKSNDLLPDPETVKSAASTAASTSEHVVKEVEKAIANAIPTTGESVSADASTTTSGGRVESVPAGSVATDAGVDAGDAGEEEEEDEPAVAGRDGGASPARPGTAATHRPGTPTKPGVKKKKPPVRHK
- a CDS encoding helix-turn-helix domain-containing protein; the protein is MGHSIVIGQARATRFAPSLGTTNHRSHAVKLRVSLESELTIREPGGWTVRAPVLLSPSDMPSLVTSRSPVVTLVLDPEENRDASRIARAMGRTSAVDPAVAHRLREAVRSARHHLESKEQLVGLGDELHAIAFPRSLQPARFDRRVERALDYFRANLGESDDAATGLPLNITAQHFRALFLRDVGISPRAWLLWNRLVHCLRIAVSGVSLSMAAALAGFSDHAHFSRTCRRLIGYTPSDILRTH